From Anopheles coluzzii chromosome 3, AcolN3, whole genome shotgun sequence, the proteins below share one genomic window:
- the LOC120954660 gene encoding rho guanine nucleotide exchange factor 7 isoform X5 — protein sequence MDSSIITVQAQYSFKGSNNDELCFKKGDIITLTQREEGGWWEGTLGDKTGWFPSNYVKEYVGPLPLSETIRPPEEIQAFRSVVFRDLLESEKAHVAELRGLSENFLEPLEGSQILSSNEYTQLMCNFLEVVEMHEEFLQTLEDCNDRVGKVFLSNAPTMKKIHQFYCAAHPRAIVIVDKFRDELNVFMEKQGAAKPGLLVLTTGLSKPFRRLDKYAAILQELERHMESGHPDRGDTQRSIAVYKDIASSCSATRRQKELELQILTGPVRGWQGAELSTLGDIIHMGSVAVGPEHKDRYLVLFPQTLLILSVSQRMSAFKYEGKLPLTGITVNRLEDTDQLKNAFEISGTLIDRIVAVCQGPNEANRWVELLSPKSGTAEQGNTGAVDMKRNVSSSAVNIPQPPPHMSPPSATGNSHPSRSGTSSIVQHMSQHKRSQSFNHHLSYNQVQQQQQQQLQQQQLKQHQQNPNLSASPNSLNLNRLEANQAALNQKGFSEKANWNITNLRPAPPLRPAFLSSVAVSGTGSAGGGTGGGRSATASITGSIGGAAASCVGGGSSGGGSTILNTSDSVHHSLSFSSSSKVSPTYEEDALVLRVIEAYCAAYQSTSRNTMHSALLPWTPCLPIRGGKLKTSKHFSSSNPQLPFTCSSLSSYLPSGGGIKNSRTHTSTNSINSSHIWREASPNSFNLYAASIATLSMPNGVQQPQSQQHLQQQQQKQQQHHQRARYSIGGYGSTEWRSHSEESGRNANGGPRSINTLKTGPQAATGYHNPIARSGSNYDNIFMNTNTNTPLLSRVSKQQTVWMNANQLPGGGSLNLATYQHQHHHHQSPPQHHHRHRHRTTSRELDAVIPDRDTSPPPPAPEGGGYIGGEYLPLGHPSTGTSGSLYDRRLNRSFETAQGLKRNSKISQLRRSTPQLNGDDGGEHEDAEARGSLLQEDNLRDDMSRNSVSCCNKLWMFYWQHHR from the exons ATGGACTCTTCGATAATTACTGTACAGGCACAGTATTCGTTCAAGGGTTCCAACAACGACGAGCTGTGTTTCAAAAAGGGCGATATCATAACGCTTACCCAGCGTGAAGAGGGTGGTTGGTGGGAGGGAACGTTGGGCGACAAGACTGGCTGGTTTCCTAGCAATTACGTGAAGGAATATGTCG GACCGTTGCCCTTATCCGAAACAATACGACCCCCCGAGGAAATACAGGCCTTTCGATCGGTGGTGTTTCGTGATTTGTTAGAAAGCGAGAAGGCACATGTTGCCGAGTTGCGCGGCCTATCCGAAAACTTCCTGGAACCGCTGGAAGGCAGCCAAAT ACTTTCTTCCAACGAATATACGCAATTAATGTGCAACTTTCTCGAAGTGGTGGAAATGCACGAAGAGTTCTTACAGACTCTGGAGGATTGCAATGATCGTGTTGGCAAGGTGTTTCTGTCGAATGCCCCAACGATGAAGAAAATACACCAATTCTACTGTGCAGCGCATCCCCGTGCCATAGTGATAGTGGATAAGTTTCG TGATGAGCTGAATGTGTTCATGGAAAAACAGGGTGCAGCTAAGCCGGGTCTGCTTGTGCTTACTACCGGTCTTTCGAAGCCGTTTCGGCGTCTTGATAAGTATGCCGCCATACTGCAGGAACTCGAACGCCACATGGAAAGCGGACATCCGGACAGAGGCGATACTCAACGCAGTATCGCCGTGTACAAGGATATTGCTTCCTCTTGCTCGGCTACTCGACGGCAGAAGGAACTGGAGCTGCAGATACTAACCGGACCAGTGCGCGGATGGCAGGGTGCTGAGCTGAGCACGCTCGGTGACATCATCCACATGGGCAGTGTGGCTGTTGGGCCAGAGCATAAGGACCGCTACCTGGTGCTATTTCCCCAGACGCTGCTGATATTGAGCGTCAGCCAGCGAATGAGCGCTTTCAAGTACGAAGGAAAGCTTCCCTTGACGGGCATCACGGTGAACCGTTTGGAAGATACGGATCAGCTAAAAAATGCGTTTGAAATCAGTGGCACACTGATCGATCGCATCGTAGCAGTGTGTCAAGGACCGAATGAGGCCAATCGCTGGGTGGAATTGCTGAGCCCCAAGTCCGGAACAGCTGAGCAGGGCAACACAGGAGCCGTGGACATGAAGCGCAACGTTAGCAGCTCGGCAGTTAATATTCCACAACCTCCACCGCAT ATGTCACCGCCGTCAGCAACCGGAAACAGCCATCCATCGCGCAGCGGCACGTCCAGCATCGTGCAGCACATGTCGCAACACAAACGCAGCCAGTCGTTCAATCACCATCTGAGCTACAATCaagtacagcagcagcagcaacagcagctccaacaacagcaactaaAGCAACATCAACAGAATCCAAATCTGTCAGCTTCCCCGAACTCCCTGAACCTAAATCGTCTCGAGGCAAACCAAGCGGCTCTAAATCAAAAAGGTTTTTCGGAAAAAG CTAATTGGAACATCACTAACCTAAGACCGGCACCTCCATTGCGTCCAGCGTTTCTAAGCTCGGTTGCCGTCAGCGGCACGGGCAGTGCTGGAGGTGGAACAGGCGGCGGGCGAAGTGCTACGGCAAGCATTACCGGAAGCATTGGGGGAGCGGCGGCCAGCTGTGTCGGCGGTGGCAGCAGTGGAGGAGGCAGCACCATTTTAAACACCTCCGATAGCGTGCATCACAGTTTGAGTTTCAGCTCGAGCTCGAAGGTGTCACCGACCTACGAGGAGGATGCACTAGTTCTGCGCGTCATCGAAGCGTACTGTGCCGCCTACCAGAGCACTTCGCGCAACACTATGCATTCAG CGCTGCTTCCCTGGACACCGTGTTTGCCAATCCGCGGTGGAAAGTTGAAAACCAGCAAACACTTTTCCTCGTCCAATCCGCAGCTACCCTTCACTTGCTCCTCGCTGTCGTCCTACCTCCCGAGCGGTGGCGGCATCAAGAACAGCCGGACACACACCTCCACAAACAGCATTAACTCGTCGCACATTTGGCGGGAAGCTAGCCCGAACAGTTTCAATCTGTACGCGGCCTCGATTGCGACACTCAGCATGCCGAACGGTGTGCAGCAGCCCCAGTCCCAGCAGCacctgcagcaacagcagcagaaacaacagcaacaccatcaACGAGCTCGATATTCGATCGGCGGCTACGGCAGTACCGAGTGGCGATCGCACTCGGAGGAATCGGGCCGCAATGCAAACGGTGGGCCGCGTTCTATTAACACGTTAAAGACAGGACCGCAGGCGGCCACAGGATACCATAATCCGATCGCTCGATCCGGCTCAAACTATGATAATATTTTCATGaacacaaacaccaacacaccactGCTATCGCGCGTTTCTAAGCAGCAGACCGTTTGGATGAATGCGAATCAGCTGCCGGGCGGTGGTAGTTTAAACCTCGCCAcgtatcaacaccaacaccaccaccaccaatcaCCACCACAGCACCATCATCGGCATCGGCACCGGACGACGAGCCGCGAGCTAGATGCGGTCATTCCCGACCGGGACACAAGTCCGCCACCGCCGGCACCGGAAGGTGGCGGTTATATCGGTGGGGAGTATCTGCCCTTAGGGCACCCGTCCACCGGTACCAGTGGGTCGCTGTACGATCGGCGCTTGAATCGGTCGTTCGAGACGGCGCAGGGATTGAAGCGAAACTCAAAAATATCGCAACTCCGCCGTTCGACCCCGCAGCTAAACGGCGACGATGGAGGAGAGCACGAGGACGCGGAGGCGCGAGGTTCGCTGCTGCAGGAAGACAACCTGCGCGACGATATGTCCCGCAACTCGGTGTCATGCTGCAACAAGCTGTGGATGTTCTACTGGCAGCACCATCGATAG